In the Clarias gariepinus isolate MV-2021 ecotype Netherlands chromosome 10, CGAR_prim_01v2, whole genome shotgun sequence genome, ACTCAACATCTGtatctgctgctgctgcttctgcaAGCCACTCAAATACGCTCCATTGTTGTGGTTAGCCGCCATGCCATTGCCACCTTGCTGTGTTACCATGGCACCACCTGGGCCTGGCACGTGAGCGGCAGATGGGTAAGCACCTGTCTCCTGCTGGGAGAGCAAAAGAAATAGCACACATCCATTTATGTCGTATCATAAAGTGCACAGGTAAATATTCCAcaatttgtgtaaaaaagaaattttatattaaaaatgtgtttaaaacattCATTAATGTAGTATGGAGTGTTGTAAATACtccacaacaaaacaaaaaaaatgagctGGTTAGAATTtagctggtaaaaaaaaaaaactaaatacaagattgctaaataaataactaaatgcaTCATTACATAACAGCCTAACCTTTGAATGCTGTGCTCATACAGGTCACTGTTTTTCGTCCTATTAAAAgagtctgttatattgtacaaaaatcaatataatatatacactgGGGTGACTGCACTGCTGTAAACTTTTTctgtccactagagggcaggATACCAAAACTTTGGTCATGTGCAGAAAGGAGTAaacaataagaagaaaaaaaaactgaggaaACGAAAGCAGTCAGCAGGCGAAACTGAAATCTAAAGCACTAAGAACTTTTAACTAAAATGTCACTGACtagacagtgaaaaaaaaatttacatgctGTGCTTTCGACTGAATTTGTGTCCTACTGGAGGACCTACTGAGGATGAAATTATCAAGTTCATACAGATTAAGAGATAAGTGCTCACTAAGAAAGCAATATCAGAGGCTAATCTGAATGCATAATTTTTAAGTTTGATTCTGGAGAGTGTGCACACTGAGCGAAATCTCCACCAGCACGTTTCGTTAACCAGAGACAAATACAACAGTGCAGCGCCTGCAaatagctttaaaaataaatcaaggaTGCAATCCCTGGCCACTTTCCATTCATACATTTTCCATTCACGCATTCTTTCTaactccctttctctctctttctttctctgactCACAAAAGCATATGCGCAAGGTCATCATGTATGCCTGAAAAAGTCAAGAGCCAAACAGGGTCTAAGAGCAAGACTCTCTCTCCACCCAGAAATGTGCAGTTTACAGGTGGTAGGGCAgcgagagaggggggggagggggacaACAAGAATAGAATAGGCAGatggagaaagaagaaaacCGTGGCCCAGTGCACTGCAAAAAGGATTGCAGGAACGTGAAAAAGAGCAAAAAGTTCATCTCATgaaaggggggggggacaaGTGGGTTAGGCAGCTATATTTAAATAGGGAGAACCGCAAGAGAGACGGGGGCCAATCCCAAAATACTCTTCGCAGGAGGACAGCAAGAGGAGGGGGAGGAACTCTGCATGAAAGACTGCTTTgtcgtcctggtgtccctccCTCCATCTTTCTCCCAGTCCCCCTTCTTCCCACTCTCTTCTCTACTGACTCTTCTGTCGCTGAGCTGCAATCTCCTGGCCCGTCCCAGCCCCCACTGCTCtgctctgctgtgtgtgtgtgtgtgtgtgtgtgtgtgtgtgtgtgtgtgtgtgtgtgtgtgtgtgcatgcaaaaaaaaagtgcaagagTGAGCAAGAtaaaggcagagagagagagagagagagagagagagagagagagaacgccTGCCAGCACTTTGCTCCTTAGCAACCAGCTGACTGACCCAGACAAACTGCGTTCATCCCCAAGGTTGAACAGACCTGCTGCCAGACACACTGGGACAACTGCACACACTCATCCACACTACAAATTCAAACACCACTAAGCAAATCAAAAACCTAGAAAAAAGTAGCactaacacaaaaacacacctaGGCTGACCTACGGCTGCAGTTTACCCTGATAACCTTCACTTTACTGTTCTGCAGTGTTATGTCAAAACCTTTCAAAAGCAACTAATCGATCAGCATGCTAGAGACCGATGTTCAGCATCAGTTTCACTTTAATTTCTGCACAAAAAAAGTGGAAATGAGAACATGAGAGAAAGGTGTGAAAGCATATGTTTGCCATGGAGGTTTCCCCTTTTTGTCCTCAGACATACAAAGTTAATATGTAGCTAAATAAAGGAGAGACACAACCTACCTTTTGTTTTACTGACCAACACATTTTTCTGGACAAAAGCTAGTAAGCTACCTTACAGGGGGAAAACAAACCATTTTTACTGCTTACTTCTAACCTAATAAATGCAGAGTAAACAAATGCCATAGTATACTAAACATGATGCCATGAAAACTCCTAAAAAatcaactaaaaaataaaatatcatgcatttaaaaacaagctTAGATAATAACTGAACATATAAAAACCCGGTACCAGCTGCAACCTAGTAACGTTGCTTCCAACTAGTCTACATTACAGTTTTACACATACCATAGTTTAGAAACATGTTACAAGAATTTGATTGCCATCTTCAAGATGTGGTACATCAGCCCCTTACCTGCGAGTGTGGGAGATGTGTTGGAGGTCTGAACGGCATGCCAGCAGGCCTCGGCTTCATCTGCTGCTGTTGCTGGTGCTGCtggagctgctgctgctggcgCTGCTGATGCAGGAGGTTCAGCACTGCTTTGCTCTGGCTCTGTGTGTTCACAGGGCCTCGTGGTCCCCCAGCCTCAAAGTGGCTCAGCGGTTTGGTGTTGTTGTAGTCCAACATGGCGGTTGGGGCTCCAGAGGCTGGTTGATGGCTGAGGGTTCCGGCTGCACCAGGTCCCAACATAGGGTGCCCACTGGATGGCATGTATGCCCCTGGGGCACTGGCTTTTGGAGAGCCTTTAGCAGGCTTCTGACCAGACATGAGGAGGGACTTAGCATTCTGGAAGTCAGAGGGAAAGAGTGAGGGGCTGGTAGGCTTTTCCAGGCCAAATGCGCCACCTCCGAGTGGACTCTGATTAGGGGGGGCACTCTGCCAAGTGGAGGGATGATTGGGCTGCTGGTGAAATTTGGGTGCcggctgctgctgttgtttctGATGTTTCTGTCCCTGGTGCTGGTGGTTTTGcataagctgcgctgctctttTTTGCTCTCGAGCAGCTAACTGCTGCAGCTGTTGCGCCGGCGACAAGTCTTTGGGTGGCATCAGGTGGTTCTGCAATGGCCTGGGCTGGctaggctgctgctgctgctgcatgtGCTGATGTCCAGACAGAGCAGGTGAGGAGGCAGAGGCTGACGACATGCTTGGGGAGCTGGCATGCATCGGAGGCCCAGACGAGGCGGATGGGATGTGTGGTGACCCAGTGCGTGTGTCCTGCTCAAAGGCAGAAGAGGATGGTGCTGGGGAAAACTCTGTCTTCACCGTGCCAGCAAGATCTGCAGGAAGGAGGCTGGTAGGTGCAACTGAGCCAGATGTCACCTCAGAATCCTTGCGGTCCTCAAAGCCATCATTAAACAGCTCTTGGATTTCTTCATAAGGCACTGAGCGATTAAACTCCTCCATGAGCTCAGTCCATTCCTGCTCATTCAGGTTCAGGTCAGGCAGAATGATGTTGCCATTGCCCCCGCCAGCAGGCAGGATGTCATCCATCGGCTCTTGCTTCAGCTCCTTCTGACGGATGTCAGAGTCAGTGGATAGAGCGACGCCATTTTGCTCAGCAGTGCCCACCGCTGATGTGCCATTCAGCGCCAAGTCAGCAGCCAAACCATGTTTGGTGTCCATGGGTGAAAGAGGGGGTATGGTGCCATTTGATGTCCCATTTAGACTACCCAAAGCGTCTTCCAAACATGATTTTTTGGTCGGAGGGTAGCCATCACCAAATCCGTTCATCTGGTCACGGCCACCAGGGGGGCTAGCGTTCTCAAGTTTCCTCTTTACTGTCTCTTGCAGCTAgggagaataaaaataaaaacataattaatgtCAGATTTtaacaaaggttttttttttttttgtcagatgttaatTGGTCCACGGATGTAGCATGGATGTAGGCTACTAATAAAATAGTAAGTGTTCTTTGAGAGCCAAGCACTTGTTTCAATCAAGAGGATACTGACCTAGGCGCTAGTCAATTTCTACATTTGGCAAACTGTCAGTCAGTAAACTAGGGTAAAACTGCAGGCTGTACTTATCTCGTGCATGTGGGCCACCAAAATTTAGATGTTGGAGCATCATTTCTAAATCACATGAGATCAGCAGATGATACTAATCACATGCAAATAAGGCTTTATTTGAAAACCACGTGCGTTAGCAGCCTTACTCAACAATACGTCCACAGCCACTTAACCAGTGCGTTCACTGTCAAATTGTGTTTTGAGACTTGATAGTCATTTGAGGAGGTAAAACAacattgtttctttataatccttcaGGTTATACACCCTGTAATATAAAGCTGCTCGGTAAAAATGTAGATGGTAAATGTAATGTTGGTAAATGTTCTACCCTTATATTTGAAGgtaatttgtattgtttaaatgatgcacttggtttttaattgaaaaaagttATAAGGAACAGaggattttttcaatatttttttaagtttaaaattgtaacaaaatcagggGAAAGGTGATATAGAatctgaatatttataaaaaatcatgAAACTTGTAGAATCGCAATATTAACCGAATCAGCACCAATGTATCGGGATAATATTTTATTGAGAGGTAACGGGTGATTGCCATTTCTACTGCCTTCTGTTTAATCTCCAGCCCCAGCTAGCTGAGGAAGCAGTTTCATTTGAACACAAGCTGAGCTAAAGGCCTGCCAAGCCATTCTTAACACCcccgcaaacacacacacacacaaccattaaAAAAAGACCAGTTACTGCAGGGCTTTCCAAACCAGAAAAACTGGTCTTTCTTTTTGCACGCTTGTGCTGGCATCATCACCTTCAAGTTACGCATGCACACCCTTTCTCACATTCCCAAAACCTATTCCCCAAGACATTTTACTAAGCCATCTCTGTTGCCTCTGCTcttaatgtatttcttttttttcactatcCCGTCTTTCTCTCTGCCTTCATGACTCCCCCTCTTCACAACCATGGCCACCACAGGGCTGAGCCACATGAGGCTAATTATCATGTGTATAGATGTACGAACCACAACAAAAGAGGCGGCGCTGTGGCTGCAGTTGGGTTGAGGGAGCATGCCGAATTCCTGGCCGGGTGCTGCTTGCCTTTGAGGCCACAATGAGGTAGAGCGAGGGCTGCCCGCCTTAGCCAAGCGCCAACGAACTGGGCATGCAGGCCGCTGGAAGCTGCTTGGCAGCACTGTAGCTTTAGTGTAGCATTACGCCAAGCAGCAAGCTGACAACGACTGCTCGGCTGCTGACAGTGCTCTAACACAGCAAGCATATAATTACAAATGGAAAAGTCTTGGACAATGAAACTTCTTTTAAAATGGTATTAGAAGGGAAAGCTATGGACATGTGGTGGAAAACAGCCAGTATGTTCTACTGATATCCAAGCCTGATACTGTATGAGCAGCTGAGTAAGAGCAAATGTAGGCCAACTGCTTAGCAGGTAAGCTAAATTTTGCTGAGTCATTCGCGCAAGGAGGGGATTGGGGGTGGCAGGGCGGGGAAGGGGGGGTGTGACAGCACACTGCAAAAAAGGGACGAATTCTCAAGATATGCCATCGAATCATTTATGTAAGGCATTATAAATTAAAGCTGAGCTCTCAAGCAGTGCACGCTGAACTTTGGCCCAAGCCAGCGGTTTTGCAACCCTCGTCACAAAAAAACCCTGTGCCCTGCACAATTGAGGGTGTGTTCACAGAAACGACTGTTTCTAAGCACCCTTGACCACAaggtctggttcattttgatcagtgagaacacaatcattCCACACTCCAATCAGTTTTGAAAGCCATCATACCCGAGACCGGAAGTAGTTTGCTGTCTAGACGTGACGTCATCAATGCCATCGGTCCCCTCTGAGATCTGTGTGCACATAGCATGCGTCCATCCCATCCTCTtgacctacacagccatagctgataCAGCGAGAAGACGCGTGAGAGCGGCGCTCTTGACATTTTTCCTGAAATAGGTCGGCTCACAAAGCAACTAGtggcatactgccacctgctgtatcggagggTGTAAATGCACAACCAAACCCAAGAACAGAGCACCAaaaaaaaccccccaaaaaaattaagaacGCCCGCCAGTAGGGAGAAGCATTAATCGTTCCGATCTATCAACAAACCTGATTTAACTATTCACTTAATTAACAGCCTAGATTTGGTGAGATAAAGCAGGGGTAGGGGGTAAGAACTAAAATATGCAGGATCAGGTTTGTTTAAACCCAAATATGGGAAACTATGGTGTAAGCTCCGTGCAGCATACTAATGCTTTCTATTGCAGGGTAAGGGTCCAGTATGGACGCAAGCATCAGCACACAAAGACACGCAcagctgtcctggggcatcagGAACAATGGTGAGTCATCTGTGTGGGTGTGCTGGCGGGGGAGGGGGAGCTGAGtcatcctaaaataaaaaaaagccccCTATCAGCCGCTTTCCTTCGGCCTGCCTTTCTATGCTGCACCAGAAACTGGATAATCTACTGCACACCATGTACTCTTCCATCATCATATTGTGAATAATTTACACATGACCTGCGTTTAAAGACAGCTGTGATCTAATTTAAGATAATTAACACGACTGCGATAATGTTCTTGATCGTCATTTTGCACTGAAAGTCTCAGTAATGTCCCCGAGCTATCACCCGATGTGGCATCAGCTGTGGCGCTGAAGATACCTTAGGAATGAGATATTGGCAGCTGGCGATATATCTGTGATTGATGCACTGCATATGGAATTTTAAAAGCCCAATCAtcatgcagggttttttttttcgcttttaTCACGAGTGACACAGTGGGCTTGACGCCGCATTCAGTTGTGTCTGCCAAGTAACCGTTACTGTATTTTCACTTTCGTACCCATTTGTATTCGAGCAAAGCAAATTCAAGCAAAAATCCTTTCCACTGTAGCCAGATGAAAAAGCTGAGGGGAATAAACTCACACTGTATGGAATACAGCCGGTTTAATAAAGACAGAATCTTGGCAAGCGTTTTCGTGTCTGTAGTAATCACCTCTACAGGCAGTGAAATTTGCAGTTATGTAATCAGTGCTGATTTATCCATTGCTTGACGCCCAAATATTCAATCCCAGGCCCAATAGTTGCTTAATCGTGCTTAAAGTCTTTTCACGTTATATGATGCAAATCTTGTAACGATAGAGCTGCGTTgaaataaaatgacttcattctGCTTGGAGAACACCACTGAGCCGCAGGATCCAGGCTCGTGCGTTTCCGTTTATGGCTCCCTCATTGCCGCTGCCGTATTCGTAGCTGTCCAACAAGTTTCGTCTAATGATTGACGCCCTCCTTTTAGTGGCTCTCGGACATACAAACATAAATCCAAACATTTTCGCATCATTGCAGTCAGACTTCCCCCCCGCCCCCCTTTTTGGGTTCGGCCACCAACTACcaaccaaataattttttaaactctGTTTTTCTACCTTAATTAAACGATTAATTAGACCCTACAATATAACAGATGTAATTGCTCTCTAATTAATAAGGATCACTATtttctgcatttaaaaatatgacaaaatagTGAGATGGCGCAAGTctataataatctttttttaaataaattttttaaggcACGCCAGGTGCAACCACAAAACCCATGTGCATTAACAAGTTGGAATAATCTG is a window encoding:
- the maml1 gene encoding mastermind-like protein 1 isoform X1 → MADYVVSRHSAVMERLRRRIELFRRHHNSCESRYDNTAMERHELERQQTFALHQRCLQTKAKRSNKHRHPQTGSEQAAQRGTGSAESAEGGGGGGGSAAGEQSRNSTLIALQETVKRKLENASPPGGRDQMNGFGDGYPPTKKSCLEDALGSLNGTSNGTIPPLSPMDTKHGLAADLALNGTSAVGTAEQNGVALSTDSDIRQKELKQEPMDDILPAGGGNGNIILPDLNLNEQEWTELMEEFNRSVPYEEIQELFNDGFEDRKDSEVTSGSVAPTSLLPADLAGTVKTEFSPAPSSSAFEQDTRTGSPHIPSASSGPPMHASSPSMSSASASSPALSGHQHMQQQQQPSQPRPLQNHLMPPKDLSPAQQLQQLAAREQKRAAQLMQNHQHQGQKHQKQQQQPAPKFHQQPNHPSTWQSAPPNQSPLGGGAFGLEKPTSPSLFPSDFQNAKSLLMSGQKPAKGSPKASAPGAYMPSSGHPMLGPGAAGTLSHQPASGAPTAMLDYNNTKPLSHFEAGGPRGPVNTQSQSKAVLNLLHQQRQQQQLQQHQQQQQMKPRPAGMPFRPPTHLPHSQQETGAYPSAAHVPGPGGAMVTQQGGNGMAANHNNGAYLSGLQKQQQQIQMLSPQQKQFLQSQMLVEQEKQLQQQELQMQRHLTRPPPQYQDQQNPSTQQNPFQQKPQVSQFPGSSQAMGSVNSLGGPGPVVQRMFSQNQSMMGIGQGAGPAPGGPPAASQADLSLSSCAGGLEAQQVLYANMSMHPSHASQQRMPISAMQNYRHNVVLAQQAAHLKQQQLARMPNSMSGAMANNISSMPSSMPNTMTSNIQGAMPPQAQSWQQQQHPGLQQGMAGQPNTNNGALPAGFPNSSFHMQPRMTKIPGSPSFTQAGLGNGAAARAMVGMNPGQMMPSMAQQRANSAAMAQQQPQQGQPAAPQSQQVLPDLVQFGQPQGAQVPNRTAGMQCNQAYQVTRTPNQQLPFGYNSQSAGSLASFPVDNDLDSLLKNQTTQEWMDDLDALLANHQ
- the maml1 gene encoding mastermind-like protein 1 isoform X2, whose protein sequence is MADYVVSRHSAVMERLRRRIELFRRHHNSCESRYDNTAMERHELERQQTFALHQRCLQTKAKRSNKHRHPQTGSEQAAQRGTGSAESAEGGGGGGGSAAGEQSRNSTLIALQETVKRKLENASPPGGRDQMNGFGDGYPPTKKSCLEDALGSLNGTSNGTIPPLSPMDTKHGLAADLALNGTSAVGTAEQNGVALSTDSDIRQKELKQEPMDDILPAGGGNGNIILPDLNLNEQEWTELMEEFNRSVPYEEIQELFNDGFEDRKDSEVTSGSVAPTSLLPADLAGTVKTEFSPAPSSSAFEQDTRTGSPHIPSASSGPPMHASSPSMSSASASSPALSGHQHMQQQQQPSQPRPLQNHLMPPKDLSPAQQLQQLAAREQKRAAQLMQNHQHQGQKHQKQQQQPAPKFHQQPNHPSTWQSAPPNQSPLGGGAFGLEKPTSPSLFPSDFQNAKSLLMSGQKPAKGSPKASAPGAYMPSSGHPMLGPGAAGTLSHQPASGAPTAMLDYNNTKPLSHFEAGGPRGPVNTQSQSKAVLNLLHQQRQQQQLQQHQQQQQMKPRPAGMPFRPPTHLPHSQETGAYPSAAHVPGPGGAMVTQQGGNGMAANHNNGAYLSGLQKQQQQIQMLSPQQKQFLQSQMLVEQEKQLQQQELQMQRHLTRPPPQYQDQQNPSTQQNPFQQKPQVSQFPGSSQAMGSVNSLGGPGPVVQRMFSQNQSMMGIGQGAGPAPGGPPAASQADLSLSSCAGGLEAQQVLYANMSMHPSHASQQRMPISAMQNYRHNVVLAQQAAHLKQQQLARMPNSMSGAMANNISSMPSSMPNTMTSNIQGAMPPQAQSWQQQQHPGLQQGMAGQPNTNNGALPAGFPNSSFHMQPRMTKIPGSPSFTQAGLGNGAAARAMVGMNPGQMMPSMAQQRANSAAMAQQQPQQGQPAAPQSQQVLPDLVQFGQPQGAQVPNRTAGMQCNQAYQVTRTPNQQLPFGYNSQSAGSLASFPVDNDLDSLLKNQTTQEWMDDLDALLANHQ